A genomic region of Caulobacter vibrioides contains the following coding sequences:
- a CDS encoding PhzF family phenazine biosynthesis protein: MRQWTIDAFANGPFKGNPACVLEPFEAWPSAAWMQALAAENNQAETAYLLKTDDPARFGLRWFTPTLEAPLCGHATLAAAHALFEELGVDVPLLTFDTLSGPLTVRRAGEGLEMDFPADPPRRTEVPEELVAALGATPREVWAGAYLIAVMDDEATVRGLNPDLGALKAIGGEAAGGPGQTVVVALADAGSDYAVVSRFFAPGFGIPEDPTTGSAHCILMPLYGDKLGARTLRFHQAYPGRGGDLECESRGARVLLRGRGFTVMESRLRLAPVRS; encoded by the coding sequence ATGCGCCAGTGGACCATCGACGCCTTCGCCAACGGACCTTTCAAGGGCAATCCGGCCTGCGTGCTCGAACCGTTCGAGGCCTGGCCGTCGGCCGCCTGGATGCAGGCGCTCGCCGCGGAAAACAACCAGGCCGAGACGGCGTATCTGCTGAAAACCGACGATCCCGCCCGCTTTGGCCTGCGTTGGTTCACGCCCACGCTGGAGGCCCCTCTGTGCGGCCACGCGACGTTGGCGGCCGCCCATGCCTTGTTCGAGGAGTTGGGCGTTGATGTCCCGCTTTTGACCTTCGACACGCTGTCGGGACCGCTGACGGTGCGCCGGGCGGGCGAGGGGCTGGAGATGGATTTCCCCGCCGATCCGCCGCGCCGGACCGAGGTCCCCGAGGAGCTGGTGGCGGCGCTTGGCGCAACGCCGCGCGAGGTGTGGGCCGGCGCCTATCTGATTGCGGTGATGGACGACGAGGCGACCGTTCGCGGGCTCAACCCCGATCTCGGGGCCTTGAAGGCGATCGGGGGCGAGGCCGCCGGCGGTCCCGGGCAAACGGTTGTGGTCGCGCTGGCGGACGCCGGGTCCGACTACGCCGTGGTTAGCCGGTTTTTCGCGCCGGGCTTTGGAATTCCTGAAGACCCGACGACAGGCTCGGCCCACTGCATCCTGATGCCGCTCTATGGCGACAAGCTGGGGGCGCGGACGCTCAGGTTCCACCAGGCCTATCCGGGTCGGGGCGGGGACCTGGAATGCGAAAGCCGCGGCGCGCGCGTTCTGTTGCGCGGCCGCGGCTTCACGGTGATGGAGAGCCGGCTCCGATTGGCGCCGGTTCGCAGCTAG
- the ybgF gene encoding tol-pal system protein YbgF has protein sequence MTLKSALLAVLFASTAAVAVAQTPLPPADPLDDRSAKRVERMEKVVRELRSIVFQGRDTGKPVVVQPAETDAQIAALNERVSDLEQTLTRLNGQNEAANFELTKVQRAAADQKARADALEQRLAAIEKTLADLQAAATAQAAAPVGGDVPAPPAPPADPAVAFKQAKDLLLAGDYANAEQAFAAYVNNYPDSAKASEGRYWLGETQFVREAYTDAAGNYIGAIRGWPQTSWAPDATLKLARSMVALKKTAEACRTLDELAKRYPKAPAQVNSRAASTRVAAKCA, from the coding sequence ATGACGCTGAAATCCGCCCTGCTCGCCGTCCTGTTCGCCTCAACCGCCGCTGTCGCGGTCGCCCAGACTCCGCTGCCGCCAGCCGATCCGTTGGACGATCGCTCGGCCAAGCGCGTCGAGCGTATGGAGAAGGTCGTGCGCGAGCTGCGCAGCATCGTGTTCCAGGGGCGCGACACGGGTAAGCCGGTCGTCGTGCAGCCGGCCGAAACCGACGCGCAGATCGCGGCGCTGAATGAGCGCGTGTCCGATCTCGAGCAGACCCTGACCCGACTGAACGGTCAGAACGAGGCCGCCAATTTCGAGTTGACCAAGGTCCAGCGCGCCGCCGCCGATCAGAAGGCGCGGGCGGACGCGCTTGAGCAGCGTCTCGCCGCCATCGAGAAGACGCTGGCGGATCTTCAGGCGGCCGCCACCGCCCAGGCTGCGGCGCCCGTCGGCGGCGATGTCCCCGCGCCGCCTGCGCCGCCCGCCGATCCGGCCGTCGCCTTCAAGCAGGCCAAGGATCTACTTTTGGCCGGCGACTACGCCAACGCCGAGCAGGCCTTCGCCGCCTATGTGAACAACTATCCCGACAGCGCCAAGGCGTCCGAGGGGCGCTACTGGCTGGGTGAGACGCAGTTTGTGCGCGAGGCCTATACCGACGCCGCCGGCAACTATATCGGCGCCATTCGAGGCTGGCCGCAAACGAGCTGGGCGCCTGACGCGACCCTCAAGCTCGCCCGGTCGATGGTGGCGCTGAAGAAGACGGCGGAAGCGTGCCGGACCCTCGACGAGCTGGCCAAACGCTATCCCAAGGCGCCCGCCCAGGTGAACTCGCGGGCGGCCTCCACCCGCGTCGCGGCCAAGTGCGCCTAG
- the thiD gene encoding bifunctional hydroxymethylpyrimidine kinase/phosphomethylpyrimidine kinase: protein MSQAHKGRVLVIAGSDSGGGAGIQADIKTITALGGYAATAITAVTVQNTLGVTGVHPIPLDVIAAQARAVLDDIGADAIKTGMLGDAAVVETVAQALDYAAGVPAVVDPVMVAKGGAPLLAEAAIGAVKGLMIPRATLLTPNAPEAAALTGLVVETTDDLRRAGEALLSLGAQAVLMKGGHVAGERVVDVLMTSAGETTFEGERIETRHTHGTGCTLASACAAGLAKGLTLEEAVAQAWNYVHEAMLRAPGFGAGHGPLDHGWTLRT from the coding sequence ATGTCACAAGCTCACAAAGGTCGCGTTCTTGTCATCGCCGGCTCGGACTCCGGCGGTGGCGCGGGGATCCAGGCCGACATCAAGACCATTACCGCGCTCGGCGGCTATGCGGCGACGGCGATCACCGCCGTCACGGTGCAGAACACCCTGGGCGTCACCGGCGTGCATCCAATCCCGCTGGACGTGATCGCCGCGCAGGCCAGGGCCGTGCTCGACGATATCGGCGCGGATGCGATCAAGACGGGCATGTTGGGCGATGCGGCGGTGGTGGAGACCGTCGCCCAGGCGCTGGACTATGCGGCTGGCGTTCCGGCGGTGGTGGATCCCGTCATGGTCGCCAAGGGCGGCGCTCCCCTTCTGGCCGAGGCGGCGATCGGCGCGGTCAAGGGCCTGATGATTCCGCGCGCGACTCTGCTGACGCCCAATGCGCCCGAGGCGGCCGCGCTGACGGGTCTCGTGGTCGAGACGACCGACGATCTGCGTCGCGCAGGCGAGGCCTTGCTATCCCTGGGCGCTCAGGCGGTTCTGATGAAGGGCGGCCACGTCGCCGGCGAGCGGGTGGTCGACGTACTGATGACCTCGGCGGGGGAGACCACCTTCGAGGGCGAGCGGATCGAGACGCGGCACACGCACGGCACGGGCTGCACCCTTGCGTCGGCCTGCGCCGCCGGGTTGGCCAAGGGCCTCACGCTTGAAGAGGCCGTCGCCCAGGCTTGGAACTATGTGCACGAAGCCATGCTGCGTGCGCCGGGGTTCGGCGCGGGTCATGGCCCCCTTGATCACGGCTGGACGCTGCGGACATGA
- the tilS gene encoding tRNA lysidine(34) synthetase TilS, with the protein MRLGQVRAALDRRLDPASHAPIAVGFSGGGDSLFLLKTVLDWARPRGRSVLALVVDHQLQPDSARWTAEAVAKAVGFGAEARALVWTGDKPRTGLPAAARRARHALLAAAARQAGARVLVLGHTASDLAEGAAMRVAGSSVSNPREWAPSPVWPEGRGVFVLRPLLSLTRAEIRACLAGEGETWFDDPANLDLRYARARARAHGAEAAPNVRIQCEPPRSFAVDSVGVIRLPRDVAPAHLAAALLCASGTERPPRGERLARLVDRLRSEETFAATLAGARIEAGEAVLICRDAGEAERGGLARLDLSPGELGVWDGRWEVIAGDAAVAVVPLKGRASSLAIGQRGGLAGVAAVARPSLPLLMREGRDGAGELPLDGSELAAEGEGRARSLVLDRFKAAVGLLDQESVT; encoded by the coding sequence GTGCGCCTAGGCCAGGTTCGAGCCGCTCTCGACCGGCGGCTCGATCCAGCCTCTCACGCGCCGATCGCCGTTGGCTTTTCCGGCGGCGGCGACTCCCTGTTCTTGCTCAAAACGGTTCTGGACTGGGCTCGGCCGCGTGGCCGCTCGGTGCTGGCCTTGGTTGTCGATCATCAGCTGCAACCCGACAGCGCGCGGTGGACCGCGGAGGCTGTCGCCAAGGCGGTGGGGTTCGGCGCAGAGGCTCGCGCTCTGGTCTGGACGGGCGACAAGCCTCGGACAGGCCTCCCCGCTGCGGCAAGACGCGCCCGACATGCGCTGCTGGCTGCGGCCGCGCGCCAGGCCGGTGCGCGCGTCTTAGTCCTTGGCCATACCGCGAGCGACCTTGCGGAGGGGGCGGCGATGCGGGTCGCGGGCTCTTCGGTATCCAACCCCCGGGAGTGGGCGCCGTCACCCGTTTGGCCGGAGGGACGCGGGGTCTTCGTGCTCCGACCGTTACTTTCGCTGACCCGGGCGGAGATCAGAGCTTGTCTCGCGGGCGAGGGGGAAACCTGGTTCGACGATCCCGCCAACCTTGATCTGCGGTACGCCCGGGCGCGGGCTCGCGCGCACGGCGCGGAGGCGGCCCCGAACGTTCGGATCCAGTGCGAGCCGCCGAGGTCCTTCGCTGTCGACTCTGTCGGCGTGATCCGACTGCCCCGCGACGTGGCCCCGGCCCATCTGGCGGCGGCCTTGCTCTGCGCCAGCGGAACCGAGCGGCCGCCCAGGGGCGAGCGCCTGGCGCGTCTGGTCGATCGGTTGCGGTCCGAAGAGACGTTCGCCGCCACGCTCGCCGGCGCCCGCATCGAGGCGGGGGAGGCGGTGCTCATCTGCCGCGACGCCGGTGAGGCTGAGCGAGGCGGTCTCGCCCGCCTCGACCTCTCGCCAGGAGAGCTCGGCGTTTGGGACGGTCGTTGGGAAGTCATCGCCGGCGACGCTGCGGTCGCGGTCGTGCCTCTGAAGGGCCGGGCGTCCAGCTTGGCCATCGGGCAACGGGGCGGACTTGCAGGCGTCGCGGCCGTCGCGCGCCCCTCACTGCCCCTGTTGATGCGCGAGGGGCGCGACGGGGCGGGGGAGCTGCCGCTTGACGGCTCGGAGCTTGCAGCCGAAGGAGAAGGGCGCGCGCGCTCGCTCGTTCTGGATCGGTTCAAGGCCGCCGTGGGCCTTCTCGACCAAGAATCCGTGACTTGA
- the pal gene encoding peptidoglycan-associated lipoprotein Pal codes for MRRNWMSFDTQRAVRLALVGLAAASLAACASRPKPQPVTPPAQPQPTQPTPYTPPAQPPVASGILPGSIQDFVVNIGDRVYFDTDEYVIRADAQPVLAGQAQWLNRYPGVRIRIEGNADERGTREYNLALGARRANAVRDFLIAQGVAGARIETISFGKERPIDAGSSEEAWARNRNGHTAITDGAR; via the coding sequence TTGAGGAGAAACTGGATGAGCTTCGACACCCAGCGCGCCGTTAGACTGGCGCTCGTCGGCCTGGCCGCCGCCTCGCTGGCCGCGTGCGCTTCGCGTCCGAAGCCCCAACCCGTCACGCCGCCGGCCCAGCCGCAACCGACGCAACCGACGCCCTACACGCCGCCGGCCCAGCCGCCGGTCGCCAGCGGCATCCTGCCCGGTTCGATCCAGGACTTCGTCGTCAACATCGGCGACCGCGTCTATTTCGACACCGATGAGTACGTGATCCGCGCCGACGCCCAGCCGGTGCTGGCCGGTCAGGCCCAGTGGCTGAACCGCTACCCCGGCGTGCGCATCCGCATCGAAGGCAACGCCGACGAACGCGGCACGCGTGAGTACAACCTGGCGCTCGGCGCCCGCCGCGCCAACGCCGTCCGCGACTTCCTGATCGCCCAGGGCGTCGCCGGCGCCCGTATCGAGACGATCTCGTTCGGCAAGGAGCGCCCGATCGACGCGGGTTCGAGCGAAGAGGCCTGGGCCCGCAACCGTAACGGCCACACGGCCATCACGGACGGCGCTCGCTAA
- the ftsH gene encoding ATP-dependent zinc metalloprotease FtsH, translated as MNFRNLAIWLVIVAVLGGVFVVSQNSRTKSGGEISYSQLLKDVDAGKIKSAEIAGQTVLAKTADNKTLTVNAPMNSEELVNRMVAKNADVKFKSGSISFLAILVQLLPILLVVGVWLFFMRQMQGGTKGAMGFGKSKARLLTENKNRITFEDVAGVDEAKEELQEVVDFLKDPAKFQRLGGKIPKGALLVGPPGTGKTLIARAVAGEAGVPFFTISGSDFVEMFVGVGASRVRDMFEQAKKNAPCIIFIDEIDAVGRHRGAGLGGGNDEREQTLNQLLVEMDGFEANEGIILIAATNRPDVLDPALLRPGRFDRQVVVPNPDVAGREKIIRVHMKNVPLAADVDVKTLARGTPGFSGADLANLVNEAALMAARKNRRMVTMSDFEMAKDKVMMGAERRSMAMNEEEKKLTAYHEGGHAIVALNVPLADPVHKATIVPRGRALGMVMQLPEGDRYSMKYQQMTSRLAIMMGGRVAEEIIFGKENITSGASSDIKAATDLARNMVTRWGYSDILGTVAYGDNQDEVFLGHSVARTQNVSEETARLIDSEVKRLVQLGLDEARRILTEKIDDLHTLGKALLEYETLSGEEIAGVLKGVPPKREEEEAATAVIAPSLVPLSPGAGASVTA; from the coding sequence ATGAATTTCAGAAACCTGGCCATCTGGCTGGTGATCGTGGCGGTGTTGGGCGGCGTGTTCGTCGTCAGCCAGAACTCGCGCACGAAAAGCGGCGGCGAAATCAGCTATTCTCAGCTGCTCAAGGACGTTGACGCGGGCAAGATCAAGTCGGCCGAGATCGCCGGTCAGACGGTGCTGGCCAAGACCGCCGACAACAAGACCCTGACGGTCAATGCGCCGATGAACTCCGAGGAATTGGTCAACCGCATGGTGGCCAAGAACGCGGACGTGAAGTTCAAGAGCGGCTCGATCAGCTTCCTGGCGATCCTGGTTCAGTTGCTGCCGATCCTGCTGGTCGTCGGCGTCTGGCTATTCTTCATGCGTCAGATGCAGGGCGGCACCAAGGGAGCCATGGGCTTTGGCAAGTCCAAGGCGCGCCTGCTGACCGAGAACAAGAACCGCATCACCTTCGAGGACGTCGCTGGCGTCGACGAGGCCAAGGAAGAACTGCAGGAAGTCGTCGACTTCCTGAAGGACCCGGCCAAGTTCCAGCGCCTGGGCGGCAAGATCCCCAAGGGCGCCCTGCTGGTCGGCCCTCCGGGTACGGGTAAGACCCTGATCGCCCGCGCGGTCGCGGGTGAAGCCGGCGTGCCGTTCTTCACCATCTCCGGTTCGGACTTCGTCGAAATGTTCGTGGGCGTCGGCGCCAGCCGCGTGCGCGACATGTTCGAGCAGGCCAAGAAGAACGCCCCCTGCATCATCTTCATCGACGAAATCGACGCCGTGGGCCGCCATCGTGGCGCCGGCTTGGGCGGCGGCAACGACGAGCGCGAGCAGACCCTCAACCAGCTGCTGGTCGAGATGGACGGCTTCGAGGCCAATGAAGGCATCATCCTGATCGCCGCCACCAACCGTCCCGACGTTCTGGACCCGGCCCTGCTGCGTCCGGGCCGCTTCGACCGTCAGGTCGTGGTGCCCAATCCCGACGTCGCCGGTCGCGAGAAGATCATCCGCGTTCACATGAAGAACGTGCCGCTGGCCGCCGATGTCGACGTCAAGACGCTGGCGCGCGGCACCCCGGGCTTCTCGGGCGCGGACCTGGCCAACCTCGTCAACGAGGCCGCCCTGATGGCCGCTCGCAAGAACCGCCGCATGGTCACCATGAGCGACTTCGAGATGGCCAAGGACAAGGTCATGATGGGCGCCGAGCGTCGCTCGATGGCCATGAACGAGGAAGAAAAGAAGCTGACGGCCTATCACGAGGGCGGCCACGCCATCGTGGCGCTGAACGTCCCGCTGGCCGACCCGGTGCACAAGGCCACCATCGTGCCGCGCGGCCGGGCCCTGGGCATGGTCATGCAGCTGCCGGAAGGCGACCGCTACTCGATGAAGTACCAGCAGATGACCAGCCGTCTGGCCATCATGATGGGCGGCCGCGTGGCCGAGGAGATCATCTTCGGCAAGGAGAACATCACCTCGGGCGCCTCCAGCGACATCAAGGCCGCCACCGATCTGGCGCGCAACATGGTCACCCGCTGGGGCTATTCCGACATCCTGGGCACCGTCGCCTATGGCGACAACCAGGACGAGGTGTTCCTGGGCCACTCGGTCGCGCGCACCCAGAACGTCTCGGAAGAGACCGCCCGCCTGATCGACAGCGAGGTCAAGCGCCTGGTGCAGCTGGGCCTGGACGAGGCTCGCCGCATTCTCACCGAGAAGATCGACGACCTGCACACCCTGGGCAAGGCGCTCCTGGAGTACGAGACCCTGTCGGGCGAGGAGATCGCCGGCGTGCTCAAGGGTGTTCCGCCCAAGCGTGAGGAAGAAGAAGCCGCCACGGCGGTGATCGCCCCCTCGCTGGTGCCCCTGTCTCCGGGCGCCGGCGCCAGCGTCACGGCCTGA
- a CDS encoding nucleotidyltransferase family protein → MTPSLEDRFVEIVRGVPTTMQVLKTVRALDLPDWMIFSGAVYQPVWNHLTGRAPDYGIKDYDVAYHDDSDTSYEAEDVVIKRVAAAFEPPLRDLVEVRNQARVHLWFEKKFGADEPYPPLEDSAAALKRFVATAFCVGVRLEADDSLRVWAPFGLEDLFALRLRPNPLRLKGAGGWERTTASAKARWPEIAIEP, encoded by the coding sequence ATGACCCCGAGCCTGGAAGACCGTTTCGTCGAGATCGTGCGTGGCGTCCCCACGACTATGCAGGTGCTCAAGACTGTTCGCGCGCTGGATCTGCCTGACTGGATGATCTTCTCAGGCGCTGTCTACCAGCCGGTCTGGAACCACCTGACCGGCCGGGCGCCGGACTACGGCATCAAGGACTATGACGTCGCGTATCACGACGACAGCGACACCTCCTACGAAGCCGAGGATGTGGTCATCAAGCGCGTGGCCGCGGCGTTCGAGCCGCCTCTGCGCGATCTCGTCGAGGTTCGCAATCAGGCGCGCGTGCACCTGTGGTTCGAGAAGAAGTTTGGGGCGGACGAGCCCTATCCGCCGCTGGAAGACAGCGCCGCAGCCTTGAAGCGCTTCGTGGCGACGGCCTTCTGTGTGGGGGTGCGCCTGGAGGCTGACGACAGTCTTCGCGTGTGGGCGCCGTTCGGACTGGAGGACTTGTTCGCGCTTCGCCTGCGGCCCAACCCCTTGCGCTTGAAGGGGGCCGGCGGCTGGGAGCGGACGACCGCGTCGGCCAAGGCGCGCTGGCCGGAAATCGCGATCGAGCCCTGA
- the folP gene encoding dihydropteroate synthase, producing MSTAFRPRVMGIVNVTPDSFSDGGKFLAAQDGVEHARRLIAQGADILDIGGESTRPGAAPVSEFDEILRVAPLIEAVRRASDVPVSIDTMKPAVARAAVKAGATIWNDVTALRFSPEAPDVAAELGCEVVLMHMLGEPGTMQDAPRYDDVVAEVEAFLLARALTAMAAGVAKDKIWLDPGIGFGKALEHNLALLAALPRFVGLGYPILLGASRKRFIAGIDPSAHEATDRLGGSIAAHLAGAEAGVAAVRVHDVRETVQALDVLAAIRGSASLA from the coding sequence ATGAGCACCGCCTTCCGGCCCCGGGTCATGGGGATCGTCAATGTGACACCCGACAGCTTCTCCGACGGGGGCAAGTTTCTCGCGGCGCAGGATGGTGTTGAGCATGCGCGTCGTCTGATCGCCCAGGGCGCTGACATCTTGGACATCGGGGGCGAAAGCACGCGCCCTGGCGCAGCGCCCGTGTCGGAATTCGACGAGATCTTGCGGGTCGCGCCGCTGATCGAGGCGGTGCGGCGGGCCAGCGATGTTCCCGTGTCGATCGACACGATGAAGCCGGCGGTCGCCCGGGCCGCCGTGAAGGCTGGAGCGACGATCTGGAACGACGTCACCGCCTTGAGGTTCTCGCCCGAGGCGCCGGACGTCGCCGCAGAGCTGGGATGTGAGGTCGTCCTGATGCACATGTTGGGCGAGCCCGGCACGATGCAGGACGCGCCCCGCTATGACGACGTGGTGGCCGAAGTCGAGGCCTTTCTGCTGGCGCGGGCGCTCACGGCGATGGCCGCTGGGGTGGCGAAGGACAAGATCTGGCTCGATCCGGGCATCGGCTTTGGTAAGGCGTTGGAACACAATCTTGCGCTGCTGGCCGCCCTGCCGCGTTTCGTGGGCCTGGGCTATCCCATCCTGCTGGGCGCTAGCCGAAAGCGGTTCATCGCCGGGATCGATCCATCGGCCCATGAGGCGACCGATCGCCTTGGCGGCTCGATCGCCGCGCATCTCGCCGGCGCCGAGGCGGGCGTGGCGGCCGTTCGGGTCCACGACGTGCGCGAGACCGTCCAGGCGCTGGATGTTCTAGCCGCCATCCGAGGGTCGGCCTCGCTGGCCTAG
- a CDS encoding hybrid sensor histidine kinase/response regulator gives MMLASPIPSFLTWGDDARMLHNDAAQSLLVSPVLGARFDEAFPIPAGLPLLRQAQAGESIVREYVRFTRDNGQAWCNLMFSPVRGDQGEVQGVLILCNDITERVRQERAHRADELRYQALFESMDEGFCIIEFFDGPHGPNSDYVHIMANAAYERHAGISNVVGRRLREVVPEEADAWVARYGAVLRTGEPIRFEQELVATGRHLELSSFRLEPPELKQVAVLFQDVTARKRAEAELLGLNETLESRVAQALAERERTEEALRQAQKMEAVGQLTGGLAHDFNNLLAGISGAFEMIGARLAQGRASEVERYLAAGQGAARRAAALTHRLLAFSRRQTLAPRPLVVNRLLPDFVELVRRTVGPSIAVEHVSAAGLWPTLVDANQLENALLNLCINARDAMPDGGKITIETESRQLDTRTAREHGLEAGQYVSVCVGDTGTGIDKATLERVFDPFFTTKPIGQGTGLGLSMVYGFARQSNGHVRIISEVGRGTMVCLYLPRHLGEEEVEDPIASSEPGQAQANKTVLIVDDEPTVRMLVVDALSELGYACLEAPDGAAGLRSLQSGRQVDLLITDVGLPGGLNGRQVADGARAILPGLKVLFITGYAENAVLNHGHIEHGMEVLTKPFAVGELTGRVDRMLREA, from the coding sequence ATGATGCTCGCCTCGCCGATCCCGTCGTTTCTTACCTGGGGCGACGACGCCCGCATGCTGCATAACGACGCCGCCCAGAGCCTGCTGGTCTCCCCGGTCCTGGGCGCGCGTTTCGACGAAGCCTTCCCGATTCCCGCCGGCCTGCCGCTGCTGCGTCAGGCCCAGGCGGGCGAGAGCATCGTCCGAGAATATGTCCGCTTCACGCGCGACAACGGCCAGGCGTGGTGCAACCTGATGTTCTCGCCCGTTCGCGGCGATCAGGGCGAGGTTCAGGGCGTCCTGATCCTCTGCAACGACATTACCGAGCGGGTCCGGCAGGAGCGCGCCCATCGCGCCGACGAGCTTCGCTATCAGGCGCTTTTCGAGTCCATGGACGAAGGCTTCTGCATCATCGAGTTCTTCGATGGGCCTCATGGGCCCAATAGCGACTACGTCCACATCATGGCTAACGCGGCCTATGAGCGGCACGCCGGGATCTCCAATGTCGTGGGGCGTAGGCTCCGGGAGGTGGTGCCCGAGGAAGCCGACGCATGGGTGGCGCGATACGGCGCGGTGCTCCGCACGGGCGAGCCTATCCGTTTCGAGCAGGAGCTGGTGGCGACGGGCCGGCATCTTGAGCTGTCGTCCTTTCGGCTTGAGCCGCCGGAGTTGAAGCAGGTCGCGGTGCTGTTCCAGGACGTCACCGCCCGCAAGCGCGCCGAGGCTGAGCTGCTTGGCCTCAACGAGACCCTCGAAAGCCGCGTCGCTCAGGCGCTGGCCGAGCGCGAACGCACGGAAGAAGCACTGCGCCAGGCGCAGAAGATGGAGGCCGTCGGCCAACTGACGGGCGGCCTCGCGCATGACTTCAACAACCTTCTGGCGGGGATCTCCGGCGCGTTCGAGATGATCGGCGCGCGTCTGGCGCAAGGTCGCGCCAGCGAGGTCGAGCGCTATCTGGCGGCCGGGCAGGGGGCGGCCCGTCGGGCGGCGGCCCTGACCCATCGCCTGCTGGCCTTTTCGCGCCGACAGACGCTCGCGCCGCGCCCGTTGGTCGTCAACAGGCTGCTACCGGACTTCGTCGAGCTGGTCCGGCGGACCGTCGGGCCGTCCATCGCGGTTGAACACGTCTCGGCGGCGGGCCTCTGGCCCACCCTGGTGGACGCCAACCAGTTGGAGAACGCCCTTCTCAATCTTTGCATCAACGCCCGCGACGCCATGCCGGACGGCGGCAAGATCACCATCGAAACCGAGAGCCGCCAGCTCGACACCCGCACCGCGCGCGAACACGGACTAGAGGCCGGGCAGTATGTTTCGGTGTGTGTCGGCGACACTGGCACGGGCATCGACAAGGCGACGCTTGAGCGCGTCTTCGATCCATTCTTCACCACCAAGCCGATCGGGCAGGGAACCGGCCTGGGCTTGTCGATGGTCTACGGTTTCGCGCGTCAGTCGAACGGGCATGTTCGGATCATTTCCGAGGTTGGCCGCGGCACGATGGTCTGCCTCTATCTTCCGCGCCATCTCGGCGAGGAGGAGGTCGAGGACCCTATCGCCTCGTCGGAGCCGGGCCAGGCCCAGGCGAACAAGACCGTGTTGATCGTTGATGACGAGCCCACGGTGCGGATGCTGGTCGTCGACGCCCTGTCCGAGCTTGGCTACGCCTGCCTGGAGGCGCCCGACGGCGCCGCTGGGCTCAGGAGCCTGCAATCGGGTCGGCAGGTAGATCTGCTGATCACCGATGTCGGCCTGCCGGGAGGTTTGAACGGCCGCCAAGTCGCCGACGGCGCGCGCGCCATCCTGCCCGGCTTGAAGGTGCTGTTCATCACCGGCTACGCCGAGAACGCGGTGCTGAATCACGGCCATATCGAGCATGGCATGGAGGTGCTGACCAAGCCCTTCGCGGTCGGCGAGTTGACGGGCCGGGTCGACCGTATGCTGAGGGAGGCGTAA